In a single window of the Nitrospirota bacterium genome:
- the fabD gene encoding ACP S-malonyltransferase: protein MVSRKIALIFPGQGSQYVGMAKSLYDTDADCRALLERVDPALGTALLKLMFEGPESELTLTANTQPAILAASVAALQHLRKSFDLTPTACAGHSLGEFSALVAAGAMEFADALQCVRERGRYMQDAVPPGRGAMAAVLGLDRAALDEVCRSVSSGNGVVSPANYNGSGQIVIAGEAAAVKKAGEEARGRGAKRVIPLSVSAPFHCSLMQPAADRMQELLARFTFRKPAIPVYSNVTARPHPAPDDASFAQEARRRLTQQIVSPVLWEDTIKHMSETGVEIFLEVGPGQVLTGLVRRIAPQAACIAMESAGWNEKLRQALSTAYTSHAA, encoded by the coding sequence ATGGTAAGTAGAAAAATTGCGCTCATCTTCCCCGGCCAGGGGAGCCAGTACGTCGGCATGGCGAAATCGCTGTACGACACGGACGCCGACTGCCGTGCCCTCCTGGAGCGGGTCGATCCGGCCCTCGGCACCGCCCTCCTTAAACTCATGTTTGAGGGGCCGGAATCGGAACTCACCCTCACCGCGAATACCCAGCCGGCCATCCTCGCGGCAAGCGTGGCCGCGCTCCAGCATCTCAGAAAGAGTTTCGACCTCACGCCCACCGCATGCGCAGGGCACAGTCTCGGAGAGTTTTCGGCCCTCGTGGCCGCCGGAGCGATGGAATTCGCCGATGCCCTCCAATGCGTGAGGGAGCGTGGCCGGTATATGCAGGATGCGGTTCCGCCCGGTCGGGGCGCCATGGCGGCCGTGCTGGGACTCGATCGTGCGGCGCTGGACGAGGTTTGCCGCAGTGTGTCCTCCGGAAACGGCGTCGTCTCCCCCGCCAACTATAACGGGAGCGGACAGATTGTCATTGCCGGAGAGGCGGCGGCGGTCAAGAAGGCGGGTGAAGAAGCCCGCGGGCGGGGCGCCAAGAGGGTGATTCCCCTCTCCGTGAGCGCCCCCTTCCACTGCTCCCTGATGCAGCCCGCCGCGGACCGCATGCAGGAGCTGCTTGCGCGGTTCACCTTCCGGAAACCTGCGATCCCGGTCTACTCGAATGTTACGGCCCGTCCTCACCCGGCGCCGGATGACGCCTCTTTTGCTCAGGAGGCCCGCCGCCGGCTGACTCAACAAATCGTGTCGCCTGTGCTATGGGAAGATACGATCAAGCACATGAGCGAAACGGGCGTGGAGATTTTCTTGGAAGTCGGCCCAGGCCAGGTCCTGACGGGCCTCGTCCGCCGTATCGCCCCCCAGGCCGCATGCATTGCCATGGAGTCGGCGGGATGGAACGAAAAACTGAGGCAGGCCCTCTCCACGGCGTACACGTCTCATGCCGCCTGA
- a CDS encoding ketoacyl-ACP synthase III — translation MGNIIAGLGSALPERRLTNADLEKMVKTSDAWIVERTGIRERRIAAEGESSSIFGARAATAALHQAKVRPEDLDGIIVATTTPDSIMPNTACLIQKEIGATRAFAFDLYAACSGFVHSLSVADSMLKSTDAGKILVVGVDLLSKVTDWQDRGTCILFGDGAGAAVLSKNGRSSRGIVSFHLAADGKGGNFLCIPGGGSARPPSLKMLEAREQFIHMNGPEVFKWAVRATEAAIRKEIERNGLKPDTVRLLMIHQANLRIIRSIQERLGFKDDQVFVNIDKYGNTSAASLPIALDEASREGRLREGDVVILAAMGGGLTWGAMTLRW, via the coding sequence GTGGGCAACATCATCGCCGGCCTCGGAAGCGCCCTGCCCGAGCGACGCCTCACGAATGCCGACCTCGAGAAGATGGTCAAGACCTCGGACGCCTGGATTGTCGAACGGACCGGCATCCGGGAGCGCCGGATTGCCGCGGAAGGGGAATCCAGCTCGATTTTCGGCGCGCGCGCGGCGACGGCGGCGTTGCATCAGGCGAAAGTGCGCCCGGAGGATCTGGACGGCATCATCGTCGCCACGACGACCCCGGATTCCATCATGCCCAACACCGCATGCCTCATCCAGAAGGAAATCGGCGCGACCCGCGCGTTCGCCTTTGACCTCTACGCCGCCTGCTCCGGATTCGTTCACTCCCTCTCGGTCGCCGATTCGATGCTCAAGTCGACCGACGCGGGGAAAATACTCGTGGTGGGCGTCGATCTCCTCTCGAAAGTGACGGATTGGCAGGACCGCGGAACGTGCATCCTGTTCGGCGACGGCGCGGGCGCGGCGGTCCTCTCGAAGAACGGACGCTCGTCGCGCGGAATCGTGTCGTTCCATCTGGCCGCCGATGGCAAGGGCGGGAATTTCCTGTGCATCCCCGGCGGCGGATCGGCCCGGCCGCCGAGCTTGAAAATGCTGGAAGCGCGCGAGCAGTTCATCCATATGAACGGACCCGAGGTCTTCAAGTGGGCCGTGCGCGCCACCGAGGCCGCGATCCGAAAAGAGATCGAACGCAACGGCCTCAAGCCCGACACCGTGCGCCTCCTGATGATTCACCAGGCCAATCTCCGGATCATCCGATCCATTCAGGAAAGACTCGGATTCAAGGACGACCAGGTGTTCGTGAATATCGACAAGTACGGCAACACGTCGGCCGCTTCCCTGCCGATCGCCTTGGATGAAGCCTCACGAGAAGGCCGCCTGCGCGAAGGAGATGTCGTGATCCTGGCGGCCATGGGCGGAGGGCTGACGTGGGGCGCGATGACCCTCCGATGGTAA
- the plsX gene encoding phosphate acyltransferase PlsX — protein MTPKILPVAVDAMGGDHAPMAAVDGAIQAARDLKIPVLLVGRKNTVDHELKRFSYYDLPIEVLDAPDVVAMDESPAKAIRRKGSSIVVGLEAVRNGKASAFVSAGNSGAVMACALFTLKRLADIERPAIATPVPTNNSTCLLIDAGANVDCKPQHLRDFAVMGATYMKALLGKSAPTVGLLANGEEESKGNDLTQKTAEALKAAPVRYTGYVEGRDIFKGKVDVVVCDGFVGNAILKASEGLAEMILSLIKTELTKSTFRKVVSAVPALYLKELAKRLDYAEYGGAPLLGVRGITIISHGASSPKAIRNAVRSASELAHKDLIGQMERVFHHMVKN, from the coding sequence TTGACCCCGAAAATTCTTCCCGTCGCGGTGGACGCGATGGGCGGCGATCACGCGCCGATGGCCGCGGTGGACGGCGCCATTCAGGCCGCCCGCGACCTCAAGATTCCGGTGCTCCTCGTAGGCCGCAAGAACACCGTGGATCATGAGCTGAAGCGCTTCTCCTATTACGACCTCCCCATCGAGGTTCTGGACGCCCCCGATGTGGTGGCCATGGACGAGAGCCCCGCCAAGGCCATCCGTCGGAAAGGTTCGTCCATCGTGGTGGGACTTGAAGCGGTAAGGAATGGAAAAGCCTCTGCCTTCGTCAGCGCGGGCAACTCCGGCGCGGTGATGGCGTGTGCGCTCTTCACCCTGAAACGGCTCGCGGACATCGAACGGCCCGCCATCGCCACCCCCGTTCCGACCAACAACTCCACCTGTCTCCTCATCGACGCGGGCGCGAATGTCGATTGCAAACCGCAACACCTCCGGGATTTCGCCGTGATGGGCGCCACGTACATGAAGGCGCTCCTGGGTAAATCGGCCCCCACGGTGGGGCTCCTCGCGAACGGCGAAGAGGAATCCAAGGGAAACGACTTAACCCAAAAAACGGCGGAGGCGCTGAAGGCGGCGCCCGTCCGGTACACCGGCTACGTGGAAGGGCGGGACATTTTCAAGGGTAAGGTCGACGTGGTCGTCTGCGACGGTTTCGTCGGCAATGCGATCCTAAAGGCCAGCGAAGGTCTCGCGGAAATGATCCTCTCGCTCATCAAGACGGAGCTCACCAAATCAACCTTCCGCAAGGTGGTGTCGGCCGTCCCAGCGCTCTATCTCAAGGAACTTGCGAAGCGACTCGACTATGCCGAATACGGCGGGGCGCCTCTTCTGGGCGTGCGCGGCATCACCATCATTTCGCACGGCGCTTCATCGCCCAAGGCCATCCGCAACGCCGTCCGATCCGCTTCCGAGCTGGCGCACAAGGACTTGATCGGCCAGATGGAACGGGTGTTTCACCACATGGTCAAGAACTGA
- the rpmF gene encoding 50S ribosomal protein L32, producing MPNPKRKHSRSRTLSKRTHTGLAVPASSKCPKCGNVKRPHTVCPQCGTYKEREIFPAEK from the coding sequence ATGCCAAATCCCAAGCGCAAACATTCACGGTCCCGAACGCTCTCGAAGCGGACCCATACGGGCCTGGCCGTGCCGGCCTCCTCCAAATGCCCGAAGTGTGGAAACGTGAAGCGCCCGCACACGGTCTGCCCCCAGTGCGGAACGTACAAGGAACGCGAAATCTTCCCGGCGGAAAAGTAG
- a CDS encoding DUF177 domain-containing protein, giving the protein MSLRVEMDVDWLKHHQKRSMVDDLTFTRPLEAEIHLQRSHRDVLVRGSLAVTVQAVCVRCLAEFPCPLRYKFDLLCVPRKEVVEMEDEPDRASHRRGGHRNAPHGRGAGRADVELSAEEMGTEAYFSGMIDLDPMIEEHMNLAVPMRFLCREECKGLCPRCGANLNPGACGCPR; this is encoded by the coding sequence ATGTCACTTCGCGTCGAGATGGATGTCGACTGGCTCAAGCATCATCAGAAGCGGAGCATGGTGGATGATCTCACGTTTACCCGGCCGCTCGAAGCCGAGATCCACCTCCAGCGAAGCCATCGAGACGTGCTCGTAAGGGGATCACTTGCTGTCACGGTTCAAGCCGTTTGCGTGCGCTGTCTGGCGGAGTTCCCCTGCCCGCTCCGATACAAGTTCGACCTTCTGTGCGTCCCCCGCAAGGAGGTGGTCGAAATGGAGGACGAACCCGATCGAGCCTCCCACCGGCGGGGCGGCCATCGAAATGCTCCACACGGCCGTGGCGCCGGTCGCGCCGACGTGGAACTCTCGGCGGAGGAGATGGGGACGGAAGCCTACTTTTCTGGTATGATCGACCTCGATCCGATGATCGAGGAACACATGAACCTCGCCGTGCCGATGCGATTCCTCTGCCGTGAGGAATGCAAAGGCCTGTGCCCCCGGTGCGGCGCAAACCTCAACCCGGGAGCCTGCGGCTGCCCCCGCTAG
- the mraZ gene encoding division/cell wall cluster transcriptional repressor MraZ — protein sequence MDSFRGSFVHTIDSKGRLSIPSRFRQLLKEAYAADSLVLSHYDGCLRAFPLAVWEKMEDRNREKLDLLPFADPAAIRTIRSINANAQECEVDRLGRILVSRNLREAGDLRQDVVIVGMTTYFEIWARERWLAQLEKDREAAVSGGA from the coding sequence ATGGACAGTTTCAGAGGCAGTTTCGTCCACACAATTGACTCCAAGGGACGTCTCAGTATCCCCTCAAGATTTCGGCAACTTCTCAAGGAAGCTTATGCCGCGGACAGCCTTGTTTTGAGCCACTACGATGGGTGCCTCAGGGCCTTTCCGCTCGCCGTGTGGGAGAAGATGGAAGACCGAAACCGCGAGAAGTTGGATCTCCTTCCGTTTGCCGATCCCGCGGCGATTCGGACGATCCGCTCCATCAATGCCAATGCGCAAGAATGCGAGGTGGACCGATTGGGCCGGATTCTCGTTTCGAGGAATCTGCGCGAAGCGGGGGACCTCAGGCAGGACGTGGTGATCGTGGGGATGACGACCTATTTCGAAATTTGGGCACGCGAGCGCTGGTTGGCCCAGCTCGAGAAGGACCGCGAAGCGGCTGTTTCGGGTGGGGCATGA
- the rsmH gene encoding 16S rRNA (cytosine(1402)-N(4))-methyltransferase RsmH: MSPAGQAWEHQPVMVNEVVQWMNPSANKVYVDGTLGDGGHSEAILEASSPDGIVVGVDVDDDAIRSARDRLRRFGDRFQTVRGNFRRLQSLLREAPAFSREEAKADGILFDLGGSTRQFLSPERGFSLSADGPLDMRMDRTLPTTAADVVAEEREDRLAEIFKDLGEERFARRVARDLVRRRRRNPIRTTRDLADCVAGAVGPRRGRLHPATKVFMALRIFVNEEMEALEEGLREAIQALKPGGRFLVLTYHSLEDRRTKHAFRDASRGDSPKFVLLSRKPLTPSVRERRENPRSRSAKLRGVEALPG, translated from the coding sequence ATGAGTCCAGCGGGCCAGGCGTGGGAACACCAACCGGTGATGGTGAACGAAGTGGTTCAGTGGATGAACCCGTCGGCGAACAAAGTGTACGTTGACGGCACGCTGGGCGACGGCGGTCACTCGGAGGCGATCCTGGAGGCCTCGTCGCCGGACGGCATTGTCGTCGGCGTGGACGTCGATGACGATGCGATCCGTTCGGCGCGGGATCGTCTCCGCCGGTTCGGTGATCGTTTTCAGACCGTGCGTGGAAACTTCCGCCGTCTGCAATCTCTCTTGCGAGAGGCGCCGGCCTTTTCGCGCGAGGAGGCGAAAGCGGATGGCATCCTCTTCGATCTGGGCGGGAGCACGCGGCAGTTCCTCTCGCCCGAACGGGGATTCAGCCTCAGCGCGGACGGGCCGCTCGACATGCGGATGGACCGCACGCTCCCGACGACGGCGGCCGATGTGGTGGCGGAGGAGCGTGAGGACCGGCTGGCCGAAATTTTCAAGGACCTGGGTGAAGAGCGGTTCGCGCGCCGGGTGGCCCGAGACCTGGTTCGTCGGCGAAGGCGAAACCCCATCAGGACTACGCGCGATCTCGCCGACTGCGTGGCGGGCGCGGTGGGGCCGCGACGCGGCCGTCTTCATCCGGCCACGAAGGTGTTCATGGCCCTCCGGATTTTCGTAAACGAGGAAATGGAAGCCCTGGAGGAGGGCCTGCGGGAGGCGATTCAAGCCCTGAAGCCGGGTGGACGATTCCTCGTGCTCACCTATCACTCGCTGGAGGACCGTCGAACGAAGCATGCTTTTCGCGATGCGAGCCGGGGAGATTCCCCGAAGTTTGTACTCTTATCCCGGAAACCTCTCACGCCCTCCGTTCGTGAACGGCGGGAGAATCCCCGTTCGCGCAGCGCGAAGCTCCGCGGTGTGGAGGCGCTGCCGGGGTGA
- a CDS encoding cell division protein FtsL, producing MKLKLAVLGLLNAFLLLGYVWCRLQTYDIGYEISRNLEELQTARDSNSRLRLEYSRLSSPSRIRDEAENRLGLKPLRPAQRVVLEVPVGG from the coding sequence GTGAAGTTGAAACTGGCCGTCCTCGGCCTTCTCAACGCCTTTCTCCTCCTGGGCTACGTCTGGTGCCGGCTCCAGACGTATGACATCGGCTACGAGATCAGCCGGAATCTCGAAGAGCTACAGACCGCTCGCGATTCGAATTCGAGGCTGAGGCTGGAGTACTCGCGGCTGTCTTCGCCGTCGCGAATTCGCGACGAGGCTGAAAACCGATTGGGCCTGAAGCCGCTCCGGCCGGCGCAGCGTGTGGTCTTGGAGGTTCCAGTCGGTGGATGA
- a CDS encoding penicillin-binding protein 2 produces the protein MRSWRERSSRRFAVLTGILSLALAVIGGRVFMLAYLTDPEIANRARRQQGDVIELAPRRGKILDRNGTLLAISRQMASVYAHPRKVQNKVAAARRLSPFVGRSPEAVLRDLRQNKNFVWIARQVSPAVRDDLERRPIEGVGSFPEYKRFYPSGPMAAHALGFVGLDGKGLEGIELAYDTLLKGKSSTLVITRDGLGNMIFDGVSDEYESEGQGLVLTMDLNVQSLVDARLQEAVDSSGAKRGWAVAMDPQRGEILAWSTVPSFDPNAFRTLSPHQWKNHLVADAIDPGSTLKAIVMTAALETDAFNEKDTLYCENGEYKFYDRVIHDFHKYERLNFLEVFQLSSNICAAKIGVDLGRKTVYEFVKKFGLGDRTGIDLPGEIRGLISHYSSWTPVDVANISFGQGLAVTPIQIAGVFSAFANGGQLVTPHLAKKVTDAHDRLVREIDFPPGRRVASARTIERAVRILESVVTDKGTGRLGMVEGYRAAGKTGTAQKLDPVTKTYSKDAYVASFVGFAPADSPRVVLLVMLDEPRKIIYGGVVAAPVFRAIMTELLPYLGVYPNSADVRTS, from the coding sequence GTGAGATCCTGGCGCGAACGATCGTCCAGGCGATTCGCGGTCCTGACCGGAATACTGTCTCTGGCGCTCGCGGTCATCGGCGGGCGGGTATTCATGCTCGCCTATCTCACCGATCCGGAGATCGCGAACCGGGCGCGCCGGCAGCAGGGGGATGTCATTGAGCTGGCGCCGCGTCGAGGGAAGATCCTCGATCGCAACGGGACCCTCCTTGCCATCAGTCGCCAGATGGCCTCCGTGTACGCCCATCCGAGGAAAGTTCAGAACAAAGTCGCCGCGGCGCGCCGGCTGTCGCCGTTCGTCGGCCGATCGCCGGAAGCGGTTCTTCGCGATCTGCGTCAAAACAAGAACTTTGTCTGGATCGCCCGACAGGTGTCCCCTGCGGTCCGCGATGATCTTGAACGACGACCGATTGAGGGCGTGGGGTCATTTCCGGAGTACAAGCGGTTCTACCCCTCGGGCCCGATGGCCGCGCATGCGCTCGGCTTCGTCGGTCTCGACGGAAAGGGCCTGGAAGGGATCGAGCTCGCGTATGACACCCTCCTGAAAGGAAAATCCTCCACGCTGGTCATCACCCGCGACGGGCTGGGCAACATGATTTTCGACGGCGTGTCGGATGAGTACGAGAGCGAGGGGCAGGGCCTCGTGCTGACGATGGATCTGAACGTCCAGTCGCTCGTCGATGCCCGCCTTCAGGAGGCCGTGGATTCCTCGGGAGCCAAGCGCGGCTGGGCCGTGGCGATGGACCCGCAGAGGGGCGAGATTCTGGCCTGGTCCACCGTTCCAAGCTTTGATCCGAACGCCTTCCGAACCCTCTCGCCTCATCAGTGGAAGAATCACCTGGTGGCCGACGCCATCGATCCCGGCTCCACCCTGAAGGCCATCGTGATGACCGCCGCGCTGGAGACCGACGCCTTCAACGAGAAGGACACCCTGTACTGTGAGAACGGCGAGTACAAGTTCTACGACCGTGTGATCCACGATTTCCACAAATATGAGAGGCTCAATTTCCTCGAGGTGTTCCAGCTTTCGAGCAACATCTGCGCCGCGAAAATCGGGGTCGATCTCGGGCGAAAGACGGTCTATGAATTTGTGAAAAAATTCGGTCTCGGCGACCGGACGGGGATCGACCTTCCCGGCGAAATCCGGGGGTTGATCTCGCACTATTCGTCGTGGACGCCGGTGGACGTGGCGAACATTTCCTTTGGGCAGGGCCTGGCCGTGACTCCCATCCAGATCGCGGGCGTATTTTCCGCTTTTGCCAACGGTGGGCAGCTCGTTACGCCTCACCTTGCGAAGAAAGTGACCGACGCGCATGATCGATTGGTGAGGGAGATCGACTTTCCACCCGGCCGCCGGGTGGCCTCCGCTCGCACCATCGAGCGCGCCGTGCGGATTCTGGAAAGCGTGGTGACCGACAAGGGCACGGGCCGTCTCGGGATGGTCGAAGGATACCGCGCGGCCGGCAAGACGGGAACGGCGCAGAAATTGGATCCCGTGACCAAGACGTATTCGAAGGACGCCTACGTGGCCTCTTTCGTCGGATTCGCGCCGGCGGATTCGCCGCGGGTGGTTCTGCTGGTCATGCTGGACGAACCGCGAAAGATCATCTACGGCGGGGTTGTGGCGGCGCCGGTCTTCCGGGCCATCATGACGGAACTGCTCCCCTATCTGGGTGTCTACCCGAACTCGGCTGACGTCCGCACATCCTGA
- a CDS encoding UDP-N-acetylmuramoyl-L-alanyl-D-glutamate--2,6-diaminopimelate ligase, with the protein MKLSALLKGIKPVRWNVARDTEILHLTADSRDVKRGSAFIAVRGTKSDGHQFLAQARVNGAAACIVETVPEGELARSVPWVLAPSSHEAMIHAARNFFGDPASQMTVVGVTGTNGKTTFTYLMEGVLESAGMPTGVVGTVNYRARRKIWPSKNTTPGAVDLQRMLSEILKIGAKHCVMEVSSHALDQKRADGIEFDIVVFTNLTQDHLDYHADMEMYGNAKRRLFTELLESSRKKRKAAVVNVDSAFGAALARQLHGRVVRYGWETGDVRVLQSRGDENGTQAVVSTPEGPVEVHSALVGRHNLYNILAAVAAGWAMGLGREDMKRGIARVRTVPGRMERVDHAGRSVWVDYAHTPDALKHVLLVTKSITPGHVTCVFGCGGDRDRGKRPQMGKIASTLADRVIITSDNPRSEDPLRIIEEIKRGIEARPEIEILPLPDRRQAIVEAVRGCGPGDGILLAGKGHEDYQIIRDKKLPFSDVAVAREALKAHAS; encoded by the coding sequence GTGAAACTCTCTGCCCTCCTCAAAGGAATCAAGCCGGTCCGGTGGAACGTGGCGCGGGACACGGAAATCCTTCACCTGACCGCGGATTCGCGGGACGTGAAGCGCGGCTCGGCCTTCATCGCCGTCCGGGGAACAAAGTCGGACGGCCATCAGTTCCTGGCTCAGGCGAGGGTGAACGGAGCGGCGGCGTGCATCGTCGAAACGGTGCCGGAAGGCGAGTTGGCCCGAAGCGTGCCTTGGGTCCTCGCTCCCAGCTCCCATGAGGCGATGATTCATGCGGCGAGAAATTTTTTCGGCGATCCGGCCTCCCAGATGACCGTGGTGGGGGTGACCGGCACGAATGGGAAAACGACGTTCACCTACCTGATGGAAGGGGTGCTGGAAAGCGCGGGAATGCCCACCGGAGTCGTAGGGACCGTGAACTACCGGGCTCGTCGGAAGATCTGGCCCAGCAAGAACACCACACCGGGCGCGGTCGATCTCCAACGTATGCTCTCCGAAATTCTGAAAATTGGAGCCAAACACTGTGTCATGGAGGTCTCCTCCCACGCCCTCGACCAGAAGCGGGCGGACGGAATCGAATTCGACATCGTGGTCTTCACGAATCTGACCCAGGACCATTTGGACTATCATGCGGACATGGAAATGTATGGGAACGCGAAGCGCCGATTGTTCACCGAGCTCCTGGAATCCAGCCGGAAGAAGCGGAAGGCGGCCGTGGTGAATGTCGACAGCGCGTTCGGCGCGGCCCTCGCCCGCCAGCTCCATGGGCGGGTCGTCCGGTACGGATGGGAGACGGGTGACGTGCGGGTGTTGCAGTCGCGAGGCGATGAAAACGGAACCCAGGCCGTGGTGTCCACTCCCGAAGGCCCGGTGGAAGTTCACTCGGCGCTCGTCGGCCGTCACAATCTCTACAACATTCTTGCGGCCGTGGCCGCCGGTTGGGCGATGGGTCTGGGCCGGGAAGACATGAAGCGGGGCATTGCCCGCGTTCGCACGGTTCCGGGCCGGATGGAGAGGGTGGATCACGCCGGCCGATCCGTCTGGGTGGACTACGCCCACACGCCCGATGCCTTGAAACACGTGCTTTTGGTGACGAAAAGCATCACGCCGGGCCACGTCACCTGCGTTTTCGGCTGCGGCGGCGACCGCGATCGCGGGAAGCGTCCTCAGATGGGAAAGATTGCATCCACGCTCGCGGATCGCGTGATCATTACTTCAGACAATCCCCGCTCGGAGGACCCGCTCCGCATCATTGAGGAGATCAAGCGAGGAATCGAGGCCCGGCCCGAGATCGAAATCCTTCCCCTTCCCGACCGCCGGCAGGCCATCGTCGAGGCGGTGCGAGGGTGCGGTCCCGGAGACGGCATTCTCCTCGCAGGGAAAGGGCATGAGGACTATCAGATCATCCGCGACAAGAAACTCCCCTTCAGCGATGTAGCGGTGGCGAGGGAAGCGTTGAAGGCCCATGCGTCCTGA